GAGCACCTCGCCGGTGTCCGCCTCGACACCGCTCGGCAGATCGACGGCGACGACCGCGGCGCGGGAGGCGTCGGCGAGTTCGGCGAGCCGTGCGGCGTCGGGCCGCAGGCCGCCCTTGCCGCCGATCCCGACGATGCCGTCGACGATCAGGTCGGCACGGCGCAGGAGCGGTTCGGCGGTGTCGGGCGCGGCGGTCGTGCCCCCGGCGCGCAGCAGCGCCGCGCGTCCCCCCGGGTGTGTCCGGTCGGGTGCGAGCAGCACCGCGGTGACCCCGGCCCCGCGCCGGGCGAGACGCGCTCCGGCGTAGAGGGCGTCGCCCCCGTTGTCGCCGCTGCCCACGAGCAGCACCACCCGGCTGCCGTACACCCGCCCCAGCAGGTCCGCGCAGGCGGCGGCCAGTCCGGCGGCGGCCCGCTGCATCAACGCCCCCTCGGGAAGCCGTGCCATCAGCTCCCGTTCGGCGGCCCTTACGGTCTCCACGCTGTACGCAGTACGCATGCTCCCGAGTCTCCCGCACCGCCGCACGGCGCGCCGCCCCGGCCGCGAGGAGGGTGCCCCGGCGGACGAAGCCGCTATCCCTCGGCGATCACCACCGCCGAGGCCACCCCGGCGTCGTGACTGAGCGACACATGCCAGGAGCGCACGCCCAGTTCGGCCGCCCGGGCCGCGACCGTGCCCTTCACCCGCAGGCGGGGCCGGCCGCTGTCCTCGACGTAGACCTCGGCGTCCGTCCAGTGCAGGCCGGCCGGCGCGCCCAGCGCCTTGGCGAGCGCCTCCTTCGCCGCGAACCGCGCCGCGAGCGAGGCGACCCCCCGCCGCCCACCGCTCGGCAACGACAACTCCCGCTCCACGAAAAGCCGTTCGGCCAGCCCCGGCGTCCGCTCAAGCGACGCCCGGAACCGTTCGATCTCGGCCACGTCGATCCCGACCCCGATGATGCTCATGACGGCACCCTAAAGCTCTCGGACCACCTTCCGCGCGCCCGCGGCTCCCGCGACACCCGCCACGGAACCGCGTCACCGATCCGTCGGGGCGCCTCCACCGGAGCGGGCCCCGACACCCGCTCACTCCACCGTCACCGACTTCGCCAGGTTCCTCGGCTGGTCCACCTCGTTGCCGCGGGCCGTCGCCAGTTCGCAGGCGAAGACCTGGAGCGGGACCGTCGAGACCAGGGGCTGGAGCAGGGTCGGGGTGGCCGGGACGCGGATCAGGTGGTCGGCGTACGGGACGACCGCCTCGTCGCCCTCCTCCGCGATGACGATCGTGCGGGCGCCCCGGGCCCGGATCTCCTGGATGTTGGAGACGATCTTGTCGTGCAGGACCGAGCGGCCGCGCGGCGACGGCGCGATGACCACCACCGGCAGGTCCTCCTCGATCAGCGCGATGGGCCCGTGCTTCAGCTCGCCCGCCGCGAACCCCTCGGCGTGCATGTACGCCAGCTCCTTGAGCTTCAGGGCCCCTTCGAGCGCGACCGGGTAGCCCACGTGCCGCCCGAGGAACAGCACCGTGTCCTTGTGGGCGAGGGAGCGCGCCAGTTCCCGTACAGGCTCCATGGTCTCCAGGACCCGCTCGACCTCGCGGGAGATGCGGGACAGCTCCCGGATGACCGCCTGGATCTCGTCGCCCCACTTGGTGCCGCGCACCTGGCCCAGGTACAGCGCGACCAGGTAGCAGGCCACCAGTTGGGTGAGGAAGGCCTTGGTGGAGGCGACGGCCACCTCGGGGCCGGCGTGCGTGTAGAGGACCGCGTCGGACTCGCGCGGGATCGTCGAACCGTTCGTGTTGCAGATCGCCAGGACCTTGGCGCCCTGCTCACGGGCGTGCCGCAGCGCCATCAGCGTGTCCATGGTCTCGCCGGACTGCGAGATCGCGACGACGAGGGTCTGCCGGTCCAGGATCGGGTCCCGGTAGCGGAACTCGCTGGCCAGTTCCACCTCGCACGGCATGCGCGTCCAGTGCTCGATGGCGTACTTGGCGATCAGACCGGCGTGGAACGCGGTGCCGCAGGCGACGATGACGACCTTGTCGATCTCGCGCAGCGTCCGGACCGGGATGCGCACCTCGTCGAGGGACAGCGAACCGGCCGCGTCGATCCGCCCGAGCAGGGTGTCGGCGACCGCCTTCGGCTGCTCGGCGATCTCCTTGAGCATGAAGTAGTCGTAGCCGCCCTTCTCCGCCGCCGACGCGTCCCAGTCGACGTGGTACGAGCGCACCTCGGCGGGGCTGCCGTCGAACCCGGTGACGACGACACCGTCCCGGCGCAGCTCGACGACCTGGTCCTGCCCCAGCTCGATCGCCGAACGGGTGTGAGCGATGAACGCCGCGACGTCGGAGGCGAGGAACGCCTCACCCTCGCCGACCCCCACCACCAGCGGCGAGTTGCGGCGCGCGCCGACGACCACGCCCGGATCGTCCGCGTCGACCGCGACCAGGGTGAACGCGCCCTCCAGACGCCGGCACACCAGCCGCATGGCCTCCGCCAGGTCCGCGCACGAGGAGAACTCCTCGGCGAGCAGATGGGCGACCACCTCGGTGTCCGTCTCGGAGGTCAGGTCGTGGCCCCGCTCGGCCAGTTCGGCGCGGAGCGACGCGAAGTTCTCGATGATCCCGTTGTGGACGACGGCGACCCGGCCCGCGTTGTCGAGGTGCGGATGCGCGTTGGCGTCCGTCGGCCCTCCGTGGGTGGCCCAGCGGGTGTGGCCGATCCCCGTCGTGCCGGCCGGCAGCGGCCGGTCGACCAGCTCCTTCTCCAGGTTGACCAGCTTCCCGGCCTTCTTCGCGGCGGCGAGCCCCCCGTCCGCCAGGACGGCGACACCCGCCGAGTCGTACCCCCGGTACTCCAGCCGCTTCAGTCCGGCCATCACCACGTCAAGCGCCGACTGCGACCCCACGTATCCCACGATTCCGCACATGGCGGCAGCGTACGGGCCGACCCCGTTCCGATACCGGTATTCCGTGCCCGATATCGGAAATTCCAGCCACCCTCCGCACCGGCCCGCCGGCCCCCGAATCCACCCCGCGGCCCCCGGCGTGACGGACCCCACCCTCCATCCCGTCCATACTCCCGTAACAATGGACTGTGATCTCTCCGGTCTCCTCGTTGCCGCGGAGCGCCCACCGGTCCAAGCCGGAGGCGACTCCCTACGTCGACCTCACCCGTGCCGAGTGGAGCGCGCTGCGCGAAAAGACGCCGCTCCCGCTGAACGCCGAGGAGGTCGAGAAACTGCGTGGCCTGGGCGACGTCATCGACCTCGACGAGGTGCGGGACATCTACCTGCCGCTGTCCAGACTCCTGAACCTGTACGTCGGGGCGACGGACGGTCTCCGAGGCGCCCTGAACACCTTCCTCGGTGAGAAGGGCTCCCAGGCGGGCACCCCGTTCGTCATAGGCGTCGCCGGTTCCGTGGCCGTCGGCAAGTCCACCGTCGCCCGTCTGCTCCAGGCGCTCCTCTCCCGCTGGCCCGAGCACCCCCGCGTCGAGCTGGTCACCACAGACGGTTTCCTGCTCCCCACCAAGGAGCTCGAAGCGCGCGGCCTGATGTCCCGCAAGGGCTTCCCCGAGTCGTACGACCGGCGGGCGCTGACCCGCTTCGTCGCCGACATCAAGGCCGGCAAGGACGAGGTGACGGCCCCCGTCTACTCGCACCTGATCTACGACATCGTGCCCGGCCGGCGACTGACGGTCCGCCGCCCCGACATCCTCATCGTCGAGGGCCTGAACGTGCTCCAGCCGGCCCTGCCCGGCAAGGACGGCCGCACCCGTGTCGGCCTCGCGGACTACTTCGACTTCAGCGTGTACGTCGACGCCCGCGCCGAGGACATCGAACGCTGGTACCTGAACCGCTTCCGCAAGCTGCGCGCGACCGCCTTCCAGAACCCGGACTCGTACTTCCGCAAGTACACCCAGGTCTCCGAGGACGAGGCGCTCGACTACGCCCGCACGACCTGGCGCACCATCAACAAGCCCAACCTGCTGGAG
The window above is part of the Streptomyces sp. NBC_01428 genome. Proteins encoded here:
- a CDS encoding holo-ACP synthase, with translation MSIIGVGIDVAEIERFRASLERTPGLAERLFVERELSLPSGGRRGVASLAARFAAKEALAKALGAPAGLHWTDAEVYVEDSGRPRLRVKGTVAARAAELGVRSWHVSLSHDAGVASAVVIAEG
- the glmS gene encoding glutamine--fructose-6-phosphate transaminase (isomerizing); the encoded protein is MCGIVGYVGSQSALDVVMAGLKRLEYRGYDSAGVAVLADGGLAAAKKAGKLVNLEKELVDRPLPAGTTGIGHTRWATHGGPTDANAHPHLDNAGRVAVVHNGIIENFASLRAELAERGHDLTSETDTEVVAHLLAEEFSSCADLAEAMRLVCRRLEGAFTLVAVDADDPGVVVGARRNSPLVVGVGEGEAFLASDVAAFIAHTRSAIELGQDQVVELRRDGVVVTGFDGSPAEVRSYHVDWDASAAEKGGYDYFMLKEIAEQPKAVADTLLGRIDAAGSLSLDEVRIPVRTLREIDKVVIVACGTAFHAGLIAKYAIEHWTRMPCEVELASEFRYRDPILDRQTLVVAISQSGETMDTLMALRHAREQGAKVLAICNTNGSTIPRESDAVLYTHAGPEVAVASTKAFLTQLVACYLVALYLGQVRGTKWGDEIQAVIRELSRISREVERVLETMEPVRELARSLAHKDTVLFLGRHVGYPVALEGALKLKELAYMHAEGFAAGELKHGPIALIEEDLPVVVIAPSPRGRSVLHDKIVSNIQEIRARGARTIVIAEEGDEAVVPYADHLIRVPATPTLLQPLVSTVPLQVFACELATARGNEVDQPRNLAKSVTVE
- the coaA gene encoding type I pantothenate kinase: MISPVSSLPRSAHRSKPEATPYVDLTRAEWSALREKTPLPLNAEEVEKLRGLGDVIDLDEVRDIYLPLSRLLNLYVGATDGLRGALNTFLGEKGSQAGTPFVIGVAGSVAVGKSTVARLLQALLSRWPEHPRVELVTTDGFLLPTKELEARGLMSRKGFPESYDRRALTRFVADIKAGKDEVTAPVYSHLIYDIVPGRRLTVRRPDILIVEGLNVLQPALPGKDGRTRVGLADYFDFSVYVDARAEDIERWYLNRFRKLRATAFQNPDSYFRKYTQVSEDEALDYARTTWRTINKPNLLENVAPTRGRATLVVRKGQDHKVQRLSLRKL